One genomic segment of Oscillospiraceae bacterium includes these proteins:
- a CDS encoding tyrosine-type recombinase/integrase: MHERYLEYLKSVKKVRPNTASCYLHDVDLLERKTKDFGIENFDDLDVETFGLIVSLLEHDGHSAASVERFVCGVKNFYGFLVYEGICAVNPLTGYNIVHERKKMPVILTESEVSRILLQPDTATFKGMRDRALLELSYASALRISELLSLNVGDVNISKAQIFSKDGKKRRNVTIYPSAVICLSEYISAYSKMLHAQPPQTAPLFVNQQLTRLTRQGFWKIIKDYSKEAGIMKDVTPLMLRQSFAFHLVVKGAGEADIMRLMDYRNSASAKIYAMK; encoded by the coding sequence ATGCATGAAAGGTATTTGGAATACCTGAAAAGCGTCAAGAAAGTAAGACCCAATACTGCCTCCTGCTATTTGCATGATGTCGATCTTCTTGAACGCAAAACAAAGGATTTCGGAATCGAAAATTTCGATGACCTCGATGTCGAGACATTCGGGTTAATTGTGTCTTTACTCGAACACGATGGGCATTCTGCGGCTTCTGTGGAACGTTTTGTATGCGGAGTGAAGAATTTTTACGGTTTCCTCGTCTATGAAGGTATTTGTGCAGTAAACCCGCTTACAGGGTATAATATCGTGCATGAGCGAAAGAAGATGCCGGTCATTCTGACCGAATCGGAGGTCTCCAGAATTCTGCTCCAACCTGATACCGCCACTTTTAAGGGCATGCGAGACCGTGCGCTATTGGAACTCTCTTATGCTTCTGCGCTCAGAATCTCCGAATTACTCTCTTTGAATGTCGGAGATGTGAATATCTCAAAAGCGCAAATTTTTAGTAAGGATGGAAAGAAGCGCAGAAACGTCACGATCTACCCGTCTGCAGTAATATGTTTGAGCGAATACATCAGTGCATATTCCAAAATGCTTCATGCTCAACCGCCTCAAACCGCGCCGCTTTTCGTCAATCAACAATTGACACGTCTGACAAGACAGGGTTTTTGGAAAATTATCAAGGACTATTCCAAAGAAGCGGGAATTATGAAGGATGTGACTCCGTTGATGTTACGGCAGAGTTTTGCATTCCACCTGGTCGTAAAAGGCGCCGGAGAAGCGGATATTATGCGTCTGATGGATTACCGCAATTCCGCTTCCGCAAAAATTTACGCAATGAAATGA
- a CDS encoding tyrosine recombinase XerC has protein sequence MQTIRGKSKKTVDEYYLDLRTFFRFICKRLYNLDCTYEDVDISVVDLDLIRSVSLQDCYDYLMYVASERDNMAAARARKVSSLKSFYNYLHIKANKITENPTKDLDFPKQRRAIPKYLDLDESIKLLESIDSKHPVRDYCIVALFLNCGMRLSELVNLNLNDYNAQNHTLRLLGKGNKERIVYTNRACDEALEKWLEVRPYDGIKDQNALFLSQQKRRISPKTIQWMLPKLFQNAGLGGRGFSAHKLRHTAATLMYRHGNVDIRVLQELLGHESLATTEIYTHIVNRDLKHAAESNPLANVQEKTK, from the coding sequence ATGCAGACCATACGCGGAAAATCTAAAAAGACCGTTGATGAGTATTACCTGGATCTTCGGACATTTTTCCGTTTTATCTGTAAACGTCTTTATAATCTCGATTGCACTTACGAAGATGTCGATATTTCTGTTGTTGACCTTGATTTAATTCGGTCAGTCTCCCTTCAGGACTGCTATGATTATCTGATGTATGTAGCTTCGGAACGTGATAATATGGCTGCGGCGAGGGCCAGAAAAGTTTCAAGTTTAAAGTCGTTTTACAATTATTTACATATAAAGGCAAATAAGATCACCGAAAATCCGACAAAAGATTTAGATTTTCCGAAACAGCGCCGCGCGATTCCGAAATATCTGGATTTGGATGAAAGCATTAAATTGCTGGAATCCATCGATTCAAAACATCCGGTCCGGGATTACTGCATTGTTGCACTGTTTTTAAATTGCGGAATGCGCCTTTCTGAACTTGTTAATTTGAATTTAAACGATTATAACGCACAAAATCACACGCTGAGGTTACTTGGCAAAGGAAATAAAGAACGCATTGTCTATACGAACCGCGCCTGTGACGAAGCGCTTGAAAAATGGCTGGAAGTGCGTCCGTATGATGGCATAAAAGATCAAAATGCCTTGTTTTTAAGCCAACAAAAACGCCGGATCAGTCCAAAGACCATTCAATGGATGCTTCCGAAGCTTTTTCAAAATGCCGGATTGGGAGGTCGCGGTTTTTCGGCGCATAAACTCCGCCATACTGCGGCGACGCTGATGTATCGTCACGGAAATGTCGATATCCGTGTATTGCAGGAACTCTTAGGACATGAGAGCCTGGCGACAACCGAAATTTATACACACATTGTTAACCGGGACTTAAAACATGCAGCTGAATCAAATCCGCTGGCAAATGTCCAAGAAAAAACGAAATAA
- a CDS encoding ABC transporter permease, whose amino-acid sequence MNVKLLFLSCRNIFNKKIRSALCIVSVMIGVFSVMFLSFFGDSGSAAINSELKKSGIGGLLIYNPNNSIISEEILKKVTASNAVEEAAPVTMAFTTVKGYENEKCISWAVDEYAKELISIEPVQGRYFNSADFRTFSSVCIIDEALEKSIYQGKSGIGKTLQILVGKQYYEFEIIGIVKTGGGILQNFISYMPNMIFFPQYTYSRISGVTGYTQIAVNLAESADAEKAKYEILRRIENAESHNNTMLKIENLSKQKDNLNKIADITAVILSSVGMISVLVAGIGIMTTMLMSAEERKREIGIKKAIGAGRGDIILEFLGESVILMLIGFILGSIAAAASMLFVSYNFHIPIKISIGKISLYLVLTVLLGILFGGYPAYKAELLNPSEALTK is encoded by the coding sequence ATGAATGTAAAACTTTTATTCTTGTCGTGCAGAAACATTTTTAATAAGAAAATTCGAAGCGCCTTATGCATCGTCAGCGTTATGATCGGCGTATTTTCGGTGATGTTTCTTTCTTTTTTCGGAGATTCGGGCTCTGCTGCAATTAACAGCGAACTTAAAAAGAGCGGTATCGGTGGGCTATTGATTTATAATCCCAACAATTCGATTATTTCGGAAGAGATACTGAAGAAAGTAACTGCATCAAACGCAGTTGAAGAAGCCGCTCCCGTTACAATGGCGTTTACAACCGTAAAGGGATATGAAAACGAAAAATGCATTTCATGGGCGGTAGATGAGTACGCCAAGGAATTGATTTCAATTGAACCGGTGCAGGGGAGGTATTTTAACAGCGCAGATTTCAGAACGTTCAGCAGCGTCTGTATAATTGATGAGGCACTTGAAAAAAGCATATATCAAGGAAAATCAGGTATAGGAAAAACGCTGCAGATTTTAGTGGGAAAGCAATATTATGAATTCGAGATTATCGGAATCGTAAAAACCGGCGGTGGGATTTTGCAAAATTTTATATCCTATATGCCTAATATGATCTTTTTCCCGCAATACACGTATTCAAGAATAAGCGGAGTCACCGGTTATACACAAATCGCCGTCAATTTGGCTGAGAGCGCAGACGCTGAAAAAGCAAAATATGAGATTTTAAGACGAATCGAAAATGCGGAATCCCATAATAATACAATGCTTAAAATCGAGAATTTGTCAAAACAAAAAGATAATTTAAATAAAATAGCTGATATAACCGCCGTTATTTTATCATCAGTCGGAATGATTTCCGTGCTTGTCGCCGGTATCGGAATTATGACGACGATGTTGATGTCGGCCGAAGAACGGAAAAGAGAAATCGGAATTAAAAAAGCAATCGGCGCCGGCAGGGGAGACATCATTTTAGAGTTTTTGGGTGAATCCGTGATTTTAATGCTGATCGGATTTATTTTGGGTTCGATTGCGGCAGCTGCATCCATGCTGTTCGTATCTTATAATTTTCATATTCCTATTAAAATCTCAATTGGAAAAATCAGTTTATATCTGGTGCTTACAGTATTACTAGGAATTTTATTCGGCGGATATCCAGCGTATAAAGCTGAATTGTTGAATCCGAGTGAAGCTCTCACAAAATAA
- a CDS encoding HlyD family efflux transporter periplasmic adaptor subunit, whose protein sequence is MKVGKRIALLFTVVFACTLISYFSFTSKLYLKVVCITPATINKNIFATGLGYLKERKRTGYYFDIPVKVEQVYVKVGDKVKAGDPLLKIDLKATELTAKIAAAGIITQESKSVETANMIDYSKKITGNIREALDKIPETVYAAYDCIISGLSAENGEYSNPYSPLVVMSDRSVICAEIFVDERDANGLEIGQKATISGSALDKTYTATVISIAARATMASTDAVTSNKVDVSLELSGANDSLVINSLVKAEILKGVAENIIFVPYEVVHFNDQGDFVYVNENGKAVKKTVKTGRAFEDGIEIVSGITAIDRLILSSKGELKVGCGVREK, encoded by the coding sequence ATGAAAGTCGGAAAACGGATTGCACTGCTTTTTACAGTGGTTTTTGCATGTACACTGATATCATATTTTAGTTTTACCTCAAAGCTTTATTTGAAGGTGGTATGCATTACGCCTGCCACGATAAATAAAAACATATTTGCAACGGGTCTCGGTTATTTAAAAGAGCGAAAAAGAACAGGCTATTACTTTGACATTCCGGTAAAAGTTGAACAGGTCTATGTTAAAGTGGGCGATAAAGTCAAGGCAGGGGATCCGCTTTTAAAAATCGATTTAAAGGCGACGGAGCTCACTGCAAAAATTGCCGCAGCAGGAATCATTACTCAGGAAAGCAAATCGGTAGAAACCGCGAATATGATCGACTATTCCAAAAAAATAACCGGCAACATTAGAGAAGCTCTAGATAAAATACCGGAAACGGTTTATGCTGCTTATGATTGCATAATCAGCGGTTTATCGGCGGAAAATGGCGAGTATTCGAATCCGTATTCTCCTTTGGTCGTCATGTCGGACCGATCTGTTATATGCGCTGAAATCTTTGTGGACGAACGGGACGCAAATGGCCTTGAAATCGGGCAAAAAGCAACAATCAGCGGCAGCGCATTGGATAAAACTTATACTGCGACGGTCATTTCGATCGCAGCAAGGGCGACCATGGCCAGCACTGATGCAGTAACTTCAAATAAAGTTGACGTCAGCTTGGAATTGTCAGGAGCAAATGACTCGCTTGTGATAAATTCCCTCGTCAAAGCCGAAATATTGAAAGGCGTCGCCGAAAATATTATATTCGTTCCTTATGAAGTTGTGCATTTCAACGATCAGGGCGATTTTGTTTATGTGAATGAAAACGGAAAAGCGGTTAAAAAAACCGTAAAAACCGGAAGAGCATTTGAAGACGGAATCGAAATTGTATCCGGAATAACCGCTATTGACCGACTGATACTCTCATCAAAAGGTGAGTTGAAAGTGGGATGCGGTGTCAGGGAAAAATGA
- the radA gene encoding DNA repair protein RadA — translation MKTKMVYVCQQCGYETSKWIGKCPSCGEWNTLSEELLESENEKMSKVTNHSASKPLRLQEITSDVQMRTSTGIREFDRVLGGGIVNGSLVLIGGDPGIGKSTILLQMCGNLGSGCNILYVSGEESAHQIKLRADRLKIDCGGLLIMNEIDISAVVEQVEAQKPDLVIIDSIQTMAHPEISSSVGSITQVRECANLMMRMAKTSNIPIFLVGHVNKDGAIAGPKVMEHIVDVVLYFEGERNLSYRILRTAKNRYGSTNEIGVFEMRDTGLEEVLNPSAELLSGRPTHVSGSCIGCLMEGSRPILCEVQALVSQAGFGNARRMVSGFDYNRCCMLIAVLEKRWRLKFGDYDTYLNVVGGLRMDEPASDLAVCLALASGLLDKPLKEDMIAFGEIGLAGEIRSVGNVGQRIAEAMQLGFKSCILPTKCYAQMKGHCPESFTLYPASTLGAAFKAAFAERDKT, via the coding sequence ATGAAGACGAAAATGGTATATGTCTGTCAGCAATGCGGTTACGAAACCTCAAAATGGATCGGAAAGTGTCCCTCCTGCGGCGAGTGGAACACACTTTCGGAGGAACTCCTGGAATCCGAAAATGAAAAAATGAGTAAAGTGACCAATCACTCAGCCTCAAAACCGCTTCGTCTTCAAGAGATCACATCGGACGTTCAAATGCGGACAAGTACCGGTATTCGGGAATTCGACCGGGTTTTGGGCGGCGGCATCGTCAACGGATCGTTAGTGTTGATCGGTGGAGACCCCGGCATCGGAAAATCAACGATTCTGCTTCAGATGTGCGGTAATTTAGGCAGCGGCTGCAACATTTTATATGTCTCCGGCGAGGAATCCGCGCACCAGATCAAACTTCGGGCGGATCGTCTGAAGATCGACTGCGGCGGATTACTGATCATGAATGAGATCGATATCAGCGCGGTCGTTGAGCAAGTTGAAGCACAAAAACCCGATTTGGTCATCATTGACTCCATCCAGACTATGGCTCATCCCGAAATTTCTTCGTCGGTGGGGAGCATTACACAGGTCCGCGAATGTGCAAATCTGATGATGCGAATGGCCAAAACGAGCAATATTCCGATATTTCTCGTCGGGCACGTCAACAAAGACGGTGCGATTGCAGGACCGAAAGTAATGGAACACATCGTCGACGTGGTTTTATATTTTGAAGGTGAACGAAATCTAAGTTATCGAATTTTAAGGACTGCTAAAAACAGATACGGCTCGACCAATGAGATCGGCGTGTTTGAGATGCGCGATACCGGGCTTGAGGAGGTTCTGAATCCCTCTGCGGAGCTGCTCTCGGGCCGACCTACTCATGTCAGCGGCAGCTGCATCGGCTGTCTTATGGAAGGCTCAAGACCGATTCTGTGCGAAGTCCAAGCGCTTGTCAGTCAAGCGGGTTTCGGGAACGCACGCAGGATGGTTTCAGGCTTTGATTATAATCGTTGCTGTATGCTGATCGCGGTGCTTGAAAAACGCTGGAGGTTAAAGTTCGGCGATTATGATACATACCTTAACGTAGTCGGCGGTCTCCGGATGGACGAACCTGCTTCAGATCTCGCGGTTTGTCTTGCACTGGCCTCAGGATTACTTGATAAACCTCTGAAAGAGGATATGATCGCCTTCGGAGAAATCGGTCTCGCCGGTGAAATACGTTCGGTCGGCAATGTCGGTCAACGCATCGCGGAAGCGATGCAGCTCGGCTTTAAAAGCTGTATTCTCCCGACAAAATGCTATGCGCAGATGAAAGGGCACTGTCCCGAGTCGTTTACTCTTTATCCGGCTTCTACACTCGGTGCCGCTTTCAAGGCAGCATTTGCGGAGAGAGATAAAACATAA
- a CDS encoding N-acetylmuramoyl-L-alanine amidase, translating into MNGFTIKAAYKWAAVLLSAVIFLTYGVTESAERASVPPSKIDVIIDPGHGGVDGGAVGVTGGIEKEINLNISIYLRDFLTGEGLNVLMIRSTDISIHSEDAVTIRQKKTSDLRNRLTIINANPNALIISVHQNSFTAGYVHGTMIYYGMINPKSKTFAENIQKWIKELQPENEKQLKQAGKDLYLMSYAKGPAVLVECGFLSNAKEEALLKAEEYQRKMAQAIANGILTYLAGGIISSERS; encoded by the coding sequence ATGAACGGTTTTACGATAAAAGCGGCATATAAATGGGCAGCGGTTTTGCTGTCCGCTGTGATATTCCTGACATACGGTGTCACTGAAAGTGCGGAGCGGGCGTCTGTGCCGCCGAGCAAAATCGATGTGATCATCGATCCGGGCCACGGCGGAGTGGACGGAGGTGCAGTCGGCGTCACCGGAGGTATCGAAAAGGAGATCAACCTCAATATATCGATTTATTTAAGGGATTTCCTCACCGGTGAAGGTCTTAATGTGCTGATGATCCGAAGCACCGATATCTCTATCCATTCGGAAGATGCCGTGACGATTCGCCAAAAGAAGACCAGCGACTTGAGAAACCGCCTTACGATCATCAACGCGAATCCCAACGCCTTGATCATCAGTGTACACCAAAACAGCTTTACAGCCGGATATGTTCACGGTACCATGATTTATTACGGCATGATAAATCCAAAAAGCAAAACGTTTGCTGAAAACATTCAGAAATGGATTAAGGAACTCCAGCCCGAAAATGAAAAGCAGTTAAAACAGGCAGGGAAGGACCTCTATTTGATGAGTTACGCAAAAGGTCCGGCGGTTTTAGTGGAATGCGGGTTTTTATCAAATGCCAAAGAGGAAGCGCTTCTGAAGGCTGAGGAGTATCAGCGAAAAATGGCGCAGGCCATTGCAAACGGGATTCTCACCTATTTAGCGGGCGGGATTATCTCATCCGAAAGATCATAA
- a CDS encoding phosphotransferase: protein MQKSGLIVKLNRLPGGNCLCHFDFHGYNIICAESGDFIIDWLNAVTGCKYADVCYTYMLYALYFNEVSKVYLETYCRFQNIEEEKILEWFPVIAAVRLDDNKPNEYDQLMPWVGQIL from the coding sequence GTGCAAAAGTCCGGTTTGATTGTGAAGTTAAATAGATTACCGGGTGGAAACTGCCTCTGTCATTTTGATTTTCACGGATATAATATCATATGTGCGGAGAGCGGAGATTTTATCATCGATTGGCTGAATGCGGTGACGGGTTGCAAATATGCCGATGTCTGCTATACATACATGCTGTATGCGCTTTATTTCAATGAGGTTTCAAAGGTCTATCTTGAGACCTATTGCCGCTTTCAAAACATCGAGGAAGAAAAGATTCTTGAATGGTTTCCGGTCATTGCGGCGGTACGGCTTGACGACAACAAACCAAACGAATATGATCAATTGATGCCATGGGTCGGTCAAATACTTTAA
- a CDS encoding class I SAM-dependent methyltransferase: MNGYDELAQFYDDMMDFDYPALCDYYESVFSKYGCYPKTVLDLCCGTGKVIAELCKRGFDMTGIDFNENMLSRARLNLADYPEALLLHQDMRELDLNDTVDAIVCALDGFNHLADTASLCHAFQRAALFLNRNGLLIFDLISEEKFFKVLPENISVFDLDMVYCVWQSELSGKRSIRHHLDLFRAVGNGKYIRCNESFREYWFNPKTVESTLKKAGLSLLEVNSDDPMRTFYIAGKGDK; the protein is encoded by the coding sequence ATGAACGGGTACGACGAACTGGCACAGTTTTATGATGATATGATGGATTTCGACTATCCGGCTTTATGCGATTATTACGAATCCGTCTTTTCGAAGTATGGCTGCTATCCGAAAACCGTTCTCGACCTTTGCTGCGGAACCGGAAAAGTGATTGCGGAACTTTGTAAACGCGGTTTCGATATGACCGGCATCGACTTCAATGAAAATATGCTTTCCCGGGCGCGGCTCAATCTGGCGGATTATCCCGAGGCATTGCTTTTGCACCAGGACATGCGTGAGCTCGATCTTAACGACACGGTCGACGCCATTGTATGCGCTCTTGACGGATTCAATCACCTCGCCGATACCGCATCGCTTTGTCACGCATTTCAAAGAGCGGCTTTGTTTCTGAACCGAAACGGGCTGCTCATTTTTGACCTCATTTCCGAGGAAAAGTTTTTTAAAGTGCTTCCCGAAAACATCTCGGTATTTGATTTGGATATGGTATATTGTGTATGGCAGTCGGAACTTTCGGGGAAGCGTTCGATTCGGCATCATCTGGATTTGTTCAGAGCGGTCGGAAACGGCAAATATATCCGCTGTAACGAGAGTTTCCGGGAGTATTGGTTCAACCCGAAAACGGTGGAAAGCACACTTAAGAAAGCCGGATTATCTCTTCTGGAAGTGAATAGCGACGATCCGATGAGAACATTTTACATCGCAGGGAAAGGGGATAAATAA
- the lysA gene encoding diaminopimelate decarboxylase, with amino-acid sequence MDIKVNQTGELTLGGISALKLADQYQTPLYVMEEDKILSAIRAYKDNFSKYYRGKAVVCYASKAFCCKEMYRICKREDICADVVSGGELATALSVGFPAERAFFHGNNKTEDELVLAVKSGVGIIIVDNLTELERVDKISASLGKITRVSFRIKPGIEAHTHDYMKTGQIDSKFGLALENGEALEAIRHVCSNYAHLELIGLHSHIGSQIFDAEPFMDSARVMLTFMKTVKETTGKTIRHLSLGGGLGVKYTDSDTPMPLSETIKMVSEAVMDECGKLGLELPEIAVEPGRSIVGEAGTTLYTVGSVKEIADIRNYIAVDGGMTDNPRYALYGSIYTVLIANRANEKKNYIAAVAGRCCESGDLIGKDMEIQKPVPGDILAVLTTGAYNYTMASNYNRVPRPAVVFVKDGESHIVVKRETYEDLYHLDV; translated from the coding sequence ATGGATATCAAAGTCAATCAAACCGGAGAATTGACCCTCGGAGGCATTTCGGCTCTCAAACTCGCTGACCAATATCAAACGCCGCTCTATGTCATGGAAGAGGACAAGATTCTCTCCGCCATCAGAGCGTACAAAGATAATTTTTCGAAATACTACCGGGGAAAAGCCGTCGTTTGTTATGCAAGCAAGGCCTTTTGCTGCAAAGAGATGTATCGCATCTGCAAACGCGAGGACATCTGTGCGGACGTAGTGTCCGGCGGGGAACTCGCAACCGCTCTTTCGGTGGGATTTCCGGCTGAACGGGCATTTTTCCACGGCAATAATAAAACCGAAGACGAATTGGTTTTGGCAGTCAAATCCGGCGTCGGAATCATCATTGTCGATAACCTCACAGAGCTCGAACGTGTTGATAAAATCAGCGCTTCACTCGGCAAAATCACAAGAGTTTCTTTCCGCATCAAACCTGGTATCGAAGCGCATACCCATGATTATATGAAAACCGGTCAGATCGATTCAAAATTCGGACTTGCGTTGGAGAACGGAGAAGCGCTCGAAGCCATTCGGCACGTCTGCTCGAATTATGCTCATCTGGAACTCATCGGATTGCATTCGCATATCGGCTCACAGATTTTCGATGCGGAACCTTTTATGGATTCGGCTCGGGTCATGCTGACATTTATGAAAACCGTGAAGGAAACCACCGGCAAAACGATCCGTCATCTTTCGCTCGGCGGCGGTCTCGGCGTCAAATATACCGATTCCGACACTCCGATGCCGCTCTCAGAGACAATCAAAATGGTCTCAGAAGCCGTTATGGATGAATGCGGTAAACTCGGACTCGAATTGCCGGAGATTGCAGTTGAACCGGGCCGCAGCATCGTCGGCGAAGCGGGAACAACGCTCTACACAGTCGGAAGCGTCAAGGAGATTGCAGACATCCGTAACTATATAGCCGTCGACGGCGGAATGACTGATAACCCCCGCTATGCACTCTACGGCTCAATATACACCGTCCTGATCGCAAACAGAGCCAATGAGAAAAAGAATTATATCGCCGCTGTGGCAGGCAGATGCTGTGAATCAGGTGATTTAATCGGCAAGGACATGGAGATTCAAAAACCGGTTCCGGGCGACATTTTAGCGGTTCTGACGACCGGCGCTTATAATTATACCATGGCGTCGAATTATAATCGCGTTCCGAGACCCGCGGTGGTCTTTGTCAAAGACGGTGAGAGTCATATAGTTGTAAAACGCGAGACCTACGAGGATTTATATCATTTGGATGTATGA
- a CDS encoding DUF2284 domain-containing protein produces the protein MNFDKIKELLSPYEMNQISEIPIDSIALEDEVRKNCEVNACGRYGKTWGCPPGIGPIAEWKEKILSFSHAVMFNYIGKIEDSYDFEGMQEIGNQFTQKMRSFNEQLQKTGEKVLLFGAGSCSICEKCTYPDASCRFPEKMVPSMESCGMFVAKMAEPNGFKYINGANSVTYFGIVLFN, from the coding sequence ATGAATTTTGATAAAATTAAAGAACTTCTGAGCCCTTATGAGATGAATCAGATCTCGGAAATACCGATTGATTCGATCGCCCTTGAAGACGAAGTTCGGAAAAATTGTGAGGTCAATGCCTGCGGCAGATATGGTAAGACCTGGGGATGCCCCCCGGGAATTGGCCCCATCGCCGAGTGGAAAGAAAAAATCCTGTCTTTTTCACACGCAGTCATGTTTAATTACATCGGTAAAATCGAGGACTCCTACGATTTTGAGGGTATGCAGGAAATCGGCAATCAATTTACGCAGAAAATGCGTTCCTTCAATGAGCAGTTGCAAAAAACCGGCGAGAAAGTTCTGCTGTTCGGTGCAGGAAGCTGCTCCATCTGCGAAAAATGTACCTATCCGGACGCATCCTGCCGGTTCCCTGAAAAAATGGTACCGTCGATGGAATCCTGTGGCATGTTCGTCGCAAAAATGGCAGAACCGAACGGATTCAAATATATAAATGGCGCAAATTCAGTCACCTATTTCGGCATTGTCTTGTTTAATTAA
- the tyrS gene encoding tyrosine--tRNA ligase: MTLFEELKSRELVAQTTDEKLISEKLEKECVTFYIGFDPTADSLHIGHLLAIVSMARLQRAGHKPIALIGGGTAMVGDPSGRSDMRQMLTKEQIEYNGSRFVGQMSAILDFTSDKPNKAILVNNADWLLKLNYIDFLREIGAHFSVNRMLTFECYKSRMEKGLSFIEFNYMPMQSYDFLMLFRKYGCTMEFGGDDQWSNILGGTELIRRIEGTDANAMTFNLLLTAEGKKMGKTAKGAVWLDPNKTSPYDFYQYWRNIDDADVIKTMKMLTFIPLEQIADYEKATGSELNAVKETLAYEITKMIHGKEAADGCLTAAKALFGGTGDLENMPFTEITREDFDADGIEVLKLLTLSKLAPSRGEGRRLIEQGGISVDDDKITSFTTRIPLSVFEKSNVIVKKGKKIFHKIILK; this comes from the coding sequence ATGACACTTTTTGAAGAATTAAAATCAAGAGAGCTTGTTGCGCAGACTACGGACGAGAAGTTGATCTCCGAAAAGCTCGAAAAAGAATGCGTGACGTTTTATATCGGTTTTGATCCGACTGCCGACAGTCTGCATATCGGCCATCTGCTTGCGATCGTATCGATGGCGCGCCTGCAGAGAGCCGGGCACAAACCGATTGCGCTGATCGGCGGCGGGACTGCCATGGTCGGCGACCCCTCCGGACGCAGCGACATGCGCCAGATGCTCACGAAGGAGCAGATTGAATATAACGGCAGCCGTTTTGTCGGCCAGATGTCAGCGATTTTGGATTTTACGAGCGACAAGCCCAACAAGGCGATTCTCGTCAACAACGCCGACTGGCTGCTCAAGCTCAACTATATCGACTTTCTGCGCGAAATCGGTGCACATTTTTCGGTCAACCGGATGTTGACGTTCGAATGCTATAAATCGAGAATGGAAAAAGGTCTTTCCTTCATCGAATTCAACTATATGCCCATGCAGAGCTATGACTTTCTGATGTTGTTCCGTAAATACGGCTGTACGATGGAGTTCGGCGGCGACGACCAGTGGTCAAATATCCTCGGCGGTACCGAACTCATACGCCGCATCGAAGGTACGGACGCAAACGCAATGACCTTCAATCTGCTGTTAACGGCAGAGGGCAAAAAGATGGGCAAAACCGCAAAGGGCGCGGTGTGGCTGGATCCTAACAAGACCTCGCCGTACGATTTCTACCAATACTGGCGCAACATCGACGATGCGGACGTCATCAAAACGATGAAGATGTTGACTTTTATTCCGCTTGAACAAATCGCGGACTACGAAAAGGCTACCGGAAGCGAGCTCAACGCAGTCAAAGAAACACTTGCTTACGAGATCACCAAAATGATCCACGGCAAAGAGGCGGCTGATGGTTGCCTGACTGCCGCAAAGGCCTTGTTCGGCGGTACCGGAGACCTTGAAAATATGCCCTTCACTGAGATTACCAGGGAAGATTTCGACGCTGACGGCATTGAAGTGTTAAAGCTGCTGACCCTATCCAAACTTGCTCCGTCACGCGGAGAAGGACGCAGGTTGATCGAGCAGGGCGGCATCAGTGTTGACGACGATAAAATTACATCATTTACCACAAGAATTCCGCTAAGCGTTTTCGAAAAAAGCAATGTCATCGTTAAAAAAGGCAAAAAGATCTTTCATAAAATCATTTTAAAATAA